Proteins encoded by one window of uncultured Cohaesibacter sp.:
- a CDS encoding nucleoside deaminase — protein sequence MYEEKFLRRAIELSKQALETRGTEPFGAVVVKDGEIVGEGINQSVMNHDPTSHGETEAIRDACRRLGTVDLRGCELYSSCEPCALCVAAMNIAGITALYYAADMDQAGAAIGGLPEKARFPIDVDRLTHECGHAVSERIMPSEQHLERDAEAILKEWAHLAKATT from the coding sequence ATGTATGAGGAAAAATTCCTGCGCCGTGCCATCGAGCTTTCAAAGCAGGCACTGGAGACAAGAGGCACTGAACCGTTTGGTGCGGTCGTCGTCAAAGACGGAGAGATCGTGGGTGAGGGTATCAACCAATCCGTGATGAATCACGATCCCACTTCGCATGGCGAAACGGAGGCAATCCGTGATGCCTGTCGTAGGCTCGGGACGGTCGACCTGCGCGGTTGCGAGCTCTACTCCAGTTGCGAGCCTTGTGCGCTCTGTGTTGCCGCGATGAATATCGCCGGGATCACGGCGCTCTATTATGCGGCGGACATGGATCAGGCCGGAGCGGCCATTGGCGGACTGCCGGAAAAGGCCCGCTTTCCCATCGACGTTGACCGCCTGACCCATGAATGCGGGCATGCGGTGTCCGAGCGCATCATGCCGTCAGAGCAACATCTGGAGCGGGATGCCGAAGCCATCCTAAAAGAATGGGCGCACCTAGCAAAGGCAACGACATGA
- the denD gene encoding D-erythronate dehydrogenase, which produces MKVLVIGAAGMVGRKLSDRIAEVPEILGGSIEKLTLVDVIKPTAPQKLAAISECQAIDLRQLGVAETLIADRPDLIIHLAAVVSGEAEADFDKGYDVNLKGSYALLEAVRAEGAKEPYKPRFLFASSIAVFGAPFPEKIGDEFFTTPLTSYGTQKAIIELLLADYSRRNILDGIGIRLPTICIRPGKPNAAASGFFSNILREPLSGVEAVLPVEDHVRHWFASPRAAVGFFTHAATLDLEKVGPRRNLMMPGLSATVGDEIAALERIAGPKITGLIRREPDETIRGIVDGWARDFSVKRALELGFTAEKTFDEIIKIHIDDELGGKIGG; this is translated from the coding sequence ATGAAAGTACTTGTCATTGGTGCCGCAGGTATGGTTGGTCGCAAATTGTCAGATCGGATTGCTGAGGTGCCCGAGATATTGGGTGGCTCCATCGAGAAACTGACCCTTGTTGATGTGATCAAGCCGACGGCTCCTCAGAAGCTTGCCGCGATTAGCGAATGTCAGGCGATCGACCTCCGGCAGCTCGGAGTGGCCGAGACTCTGATTGCTGACCGGCCGGACTTGATCATCCATCTGGCCGCCGTTGTTTCGGGCGAGGCCGAAGCCGATTTTGACAAGGGATATGACGTCAACCTCAAAGGGAGCTATGCGCTTTTGGAGGCGGTTCGCGCCGAAGGCGCAAAGGAGCCTTACAAACCACGGTTCCTGTTCGCCTCCTCCATCGCGGTGTTCGGCGCTCCTTTCCCGGAAAAGATCGGCGACGAGTTCTTCACCACCCCATTGACCAGCTATGGCACCCAAAAGGCGATTATCGAACTCTTACTGGCGGACTACAGCCGCAGGAACATCCTCGACGGGATCGGCATTCGTCTGCCGACGATTTGCATTCGCCCCGGAAAACCCAACGCTGCCGCCTCGGGCTTTTTCTCCAACATTTTGCGCGAACCACTATCCGGTGTTGAGGCTGTACTTCCCGTTGAAGACCATGTGCGGCACTGGTTCGCCAGCCCCCGCGCTGCTGTTGGCTTTTTCACCCACGCTGCGACCCTTGATCTGGAGAAAGTCGGCCCCCGACGCAATCTGATGATGCCAGGTCTTTCCGCAACTGTCGGAGATGAAATCGCAGCTCTCGAGCGCATTGCCGGACCTAAAATCACGGGCCTTATCCGTCGTGAACCGGACGAAACCATTCGCGGTATTGTAGATGGTTGGGCGCGTGACTTCAGCGTCAAGCGTGCCCTGGAGCTCGGGTTCACGGCCGAGAAGACTTTTGACGAAATCATCAAGATCCATATCGATGATGAACTTGGCGGAAAAATTGGAGGCTGA
- a CDS encoding sugar phosphate isomerase/epimerase family protein, with amino-acid sequence MSDFRWSNEDWPIASAMIPFPNTLRDGSPVQDAPAEEWAKILTDVSDAGFTELDPTDSWLRISDLEPSRLDEFLSVCQSLGLTIPAISTARRSVIDPEIGDENLAYCHRVIDTAAKIGAESVCFGLFGALTAEQQKALWFWTVDGVKNPDDPAVYAKAVARIQELGRHAAEQKIEVSLEMYEDTYIGTADGAVQFIETVDMANVGLNADIGNLVRLHRPVEHWQDMMAKIAPFLKYWHVKNYTRVEDPITGAVITHPAPMESGIINYRAAIRMALEFGYSSAFLCEHYGGDGLSVMASSREYLRRILPK; translated from the coding sequence ATGAGCGACTTCAGATGGAGCAACGAGGATTGGCCCATAGCCTCCGCGATGATCCCCTTCCCCAACACGCTGCGCGACGGAAGCCCCGTTCAGGATGCCCCAGCCGAAGAATGGGCAAAGATCCTGACTGACGTGTCCGATGCCGGATTCACCGAACTGGACCCCACGGACTCCTGGCTCCGCATATCTGATCTGGAACCGTCCCGGCTGGATGAATTCCTTTCGGTCTGCCAGTCTTTGGGATTGACCATTCCCGCCATTTCGACCGCGCGACGCAGCGTGATAGACCCCGAGATAGGGGATGAAAATCTGGCCTACTGCCACCGGGTGATCGATACGGCGGCCAAGATCGGAGCGGAATCGGTCTGTTTTGGCCTCTTTGGCGCCCTGACCGCAGAGCAGCAGAAAGCACTCTGGTTCTGGACGGTTGATGGCGTCAAGAACCCGGACGATCCGGCAGTCTACGCCAAGGCCGTCGCGCGCATTCAGGAACTCGGGCGCCATGCTGCCGAGCAGAAGATCGAGGTATCCCTCGAAATGTATGAGGACACCTATATCGGTACTGCAGATGGAGCCGTTCAGTTCATCGAGACGGTCGACATGGCCAACGTCGGTCTGAATGCCGACATTGGCAATCTGGTTCGCCTGCATCGCCCGGTTGAGCATTGGCAGGACATGATGGCCAAGATTGCGCCCTTCCTCAAATACTGGCACGTCAAGAACTACACTCGTGTTGAGGATCCCATCACCGGCGCAGTCATCACCCATCCCGCACCAATGGAGTCGGGCATCATCAACTACCGTGCTGCGATCCGGATGGCTCTTGAATTCGGCTATTCAAGTGCGTTTCTGTGCGAGCATTACGGCGGCGATGGCTTGTCCGTGATGGCATCCAGCCGGGAGTATCTCAGGCGGATTCTTCCGAAGTAG
- a CDS encoding oligopeptide/dipeptide ABC transporter ATP-binding protein has protein sequence MTIRSNAILEVDALERRFDVSAPWLNRVIERKPQKTLHAVDGVDFVIQRGQTLALVGESGCGKSTIAKLVTGLYPPSGGRITFHGDPDRLQMIFQDPFASLNPRWRVGRIIAEPLRTLHPETPAATVTARVEELLQTVGLAASDGQKFPHEFSGGQRQRISIARALAGEPEFLVCDEPTSALDVSVQAQVLNLMKRLQREMELTYLFISHDLSVVRHMADVIAVMYLGRIVEIQPTADLFANPLHPYTRLLLETIPDLDAPQRDRSPMGGEVPSPVSPPSGCSFHPRCPLAFDRCKKERPQRRIDVHDRRVACFAAEQTAEAKGESDV, from the coding sequence AAGCCGCAGAAAACCCTGCATGCGGTTGACGGTGTCGACTTCGTGATCCAGCGCGGGCAGACTCTGGCACTCGTCGGGGAGTCCGGCTGTGGCAAGAGCACCATTGCCAAGCTGGTAACTGGTCTTTATCCGCCCTCGGGTGGGCGGATCACCTTTCATGGTGACCCGGACCGGCTGCAGATGATCTTTCAGGATCCCTTCGCCAGCCTCAACCCTCGCTGGCGGGTGGGCCGGATCATCGCCGAACCCCTGCGCACCCTGCACCCGGAAACGCCTGCGGCCACCGTCACCGCCCGGGTCGAGGAGCTGTTGCAGACCGTTGGACTTGCTGCCTCGGACGGACAGAAGTTCCCGCACGAATTTTCCGGTGGTCAGCGCCAGAGGATTTCAATTGCCCGCGCCCTTGCCGGGGAGCCCGAATTCCTCGTTTGCGACGAACCGACCTCCGCTCTCGACGTCTCGGTTCAGGCGCAGGTTCTCAATCTCATGAAGCGGCTGCAGAGGGAAATGGAGCTGACCTATCTCTTCATCAGTCATGACCTCAGCGTTGTGCGGCACATGGCCGATGTGATCGCCGTAATGTATCTGGGCCGCATTGTCGAGATCCAGCCAACGGCGGATCTGTTTGCCAATCCGCTCCATCCCTATACGCGCCTGCTTTTGGAAACGATCCCCGATCTCGACGCCCCTCAGCGTGACCGCAGCCCGATGGGTGGAGAGGTACCCTCGCCGGTTTCTCCACCCTCCGGCTGCAGCTTTCATCCCAGATGCCCGCTGGCTTTTGACCGTTGCAAAAAGGAACGGCCACAACGGCGCATCGATGTCCATGATCGCCGGGTTGCGTGCTTTGCTGCAGAACAAACGGCGGAAGCGAAAGGCGAGAGCGATGTATGA
- a CDS encoding GntR family transcriptional regulator: MNRKDKVELSQLDDEMSVKRISLAEIATERLRDLVLIGKLPPGQALSERELSDKLQISRTPLREAIRELAAEKLIEILPNRRPRVADPSTDSINDLFDVQAALEALAGKLLIQRATNEKVDRLAAIHKQLIKLSTGKDSMKFFRLDMEYHTTLVQFADNTALSETHRQYNAALFRARYMSSEHMRWRDTTMAEHEEIMEAVLARDASRLSEALTTHLMTGKANHARLRLEAEAAKGKGRKKKSDT, encoded by the coding sequence ATGAATCGAAAAGACAAGGTTGAGCTGTCACAACTTGACGACGAAATGTCAGTAAAACGCATTTCTCTTGCAGAAATTGCGACGGAGCGTCTGCGAGATCTGGTCCTGATTGGGAAACTACCACCAGGTCAGGCGCTGTCTGAACGTGAGCTCTCAGACAAACTGCAAATCTCGCGCACGCCCTTGCGTGAAGCCATCAGGGAATTGGCCGCCGAAAAGCTGATCGAAATCCTTCCCAATCGCCGACCACGGGTCGCCGATCCATCGACAGACTCCATCAATGATCTCTTCGACGTACAGGCTGCCCTTGAAGCGCTGGCTGGTAAGCTGCTCATTCAACGCGCGACGAACGAGAAAGTTGACCGGTTGGCAGCGATTCATAAGCAGCTCATCAAGCTATCGACCGGTAAAGACTCCATGAAATTCTTCCGGCTCGACATGGAATATCATACCACCCTTGTTCAGTTTGCAGACAATACGGCGCTTTCGGAAACGCACCGCCAATACAATGCCGCCTTGTTCCGCGCCCGTTACATGTCATCGGAGCACATGCGCTGGCGCGATACGACAATGGCCGAGCATGAGGAGATCATGGAAGCAGTCCTTGCGCGGGATGCCTCCCGCTTGTCGGAGGCACTGACAACCCACCTCATGACGGGCAAGGCCAACCACGCCCGACTTCGCTTGGAAGCGGAAGCGGCAAAGGGAAAAGGCAGAAAGAAGAAATCAGACACTTGA